A region of Thermorudis peleae DNA encodes the following proteins:
- a CDS encoding FAD-dependent monooxygenase, with the protein MRILIVGGSLGGLNAAVWLSRAGHDVTVFERSATLLEDRGAGIVLHPATVRPFGGSDPTVLRMLGVPLRRVQYLNAGGRLVATRPTSWWATSYATLYRRLLQLIDASGYQLDATCVGVMQDEYRVKLRFANGTEAEGDLVVFADGVSSFGRTVIAPGNTPQHAGYIAWRGVVPVCRLSPQTRSLFEEAITYVLLPTSHVVAYPVPDRDGRVEPAARLLNWLWYRSVSPEQLDDLLLGRDGRRFALSVPTGFVAHEHIVRLHVDAQAMLPPPLAECVALTDEPFIDGIADVAVPRMVRGRCCLLGDAAFRPRPHVAAGTAKAAEDAFQLAQSLQAHSVGLAQALDVWEQRQRPLGQSVVERARWAGALLQSGRWPLGALPPFGLARISDSALPI; encoded by the coding sequence ATGCGGATCCTGATTGTTGGTGGTTCGCTGGGCGGCCTCAATGCGGCAGTCTGGCTGAGCCGAGCTGGTCATGATGTCACGGTCTTTGAGCGGTCTGCTACGCTGCTGGAAGATCGTGGTGCTGGCATTGTCCTGCACCCGGCTACTGTGCGTCCCTTTGGTGGGAGCGATCCTACTGTGCTTCGCATGCTCGGCGTGCCGTTACGACGCGTACAGTATTTGAATGCAGGTGGACGGCTCGTTGCTACACGACCAACGAGCTGGTGGGCGACATCGTATGCCACGCTCTATCGACGTCTCCTCCAACTCATCGACGCTAGCGGTTATCAGCTCGATGCTACCTGTGTTGGTGTGATGCAAGACGAGTACCGGGTGAAGCTGCGTTTTGCCAATGGAACTGAAGCTGAAGGAGATCTCGTCGTGTTTGCTGATGGGGTCTCTTCTTTTGGGCGCACGGTGATTGCTCCGGGGAATACGCCGCAGCATGCTGGGTATATTGCCTGGCGTGGCGTAGTGCCGGTGTGCCGCCTGAGTCCTCAAACACGGAGTTTATTTGAGGAGGCGATCACCTATGTCCTGCTACCCACGAGTCACGTGGTCGCTTACCCAGTGCCTGATCGCGACGGGAGAGTTGAACCAGCGGCGCGACTGCTCAATTGGTTGTGGTATCGCTCTGTGTCTCCCGAGCAACTGGATGACCTGCTACTGGGCCGTGATGGGCGACGCTTTGCACTTTCCGTACCAACTGGCTTCGTGGCCCATGAGCACATTGTGCGTCTGCACGTAGATGCGCAAGCCATGCTTCCACCTCCACTGGCCGAATGTGTTGCCCTGACGGACGAGCCGTTTATCGATGGCATTGCTGATGTCGCAGTACCGCGTATGGTGCGGGGACGATGTTGCCTGCTCGGTGATGCGGCGTTCCGGCCGCGCCCACATGTAGCAGCTGGTACGGCTAAGGCGGCCGAGGACGCCTTCCAACTGGCTCAGTCTCTGCAAGCGCATTCGGTCGGACTAGCGCAGGCCCTTGACGTATGGGAACAGCGCCAGCGACCACTTGGCCAGTCAGTCGTCGAGCGGGCGCGCTGGGCGGGTGCGCTGCTGCAATCGGGGCGCTGGCCACTGGGTGCGCTGCCACCCTTCGGGCTAGCACGCATAAGCGATAGTGCCCTTCCTATCTGA
- a CDS encoding M24 family metallopeptidase, translated as MYPFMAERLERELYEAGIDLLLATSRHNVRYLTGGYYLPTFQRLEPIGLSHYVPMLVMPRRNFAQSVYIGVSVPDVDEVQALEAFGPMWVEQRVWVPELRRSVAGLVAREAARQIRGLGLSGGTIGVEKAFLPLEAFEVLRTELPEATFVDATLALARTRAVKTTRELALMREVHERTARAIRATLEAGRVGETSRAVEQRLERAMVEEGVHRIFTFAGIGPSYNRFPRDIPWERGHILQVDTVAEYDGYLADLARMASLGEAPAVAQELFAACLAVQERVRGSLGPGVRGQEIHRLGWEAIRSCRWADGGNFIAHGLGLVSNELPIFNAEAVDALEPGMVVSIEAEYRHPEVGHVKLEDTVIVTATGCEGIGDFGREWCTVAE; from the coding sequence ATGTATCCGTTTATGGCAGAACGGCTGGAACGCGAATTGTACGAGGCGGGCATAGACCTGTTACTTGCTACCAGCCGGCACAATGTTCGCTATCTTACCGGTGGATACTACTTGCCAACCTTTCAGCGCCTTGAGCCAATCGGGCTGTCGCATTACGTGCCGATGCTGGTGATGCCCCGCCGCAATTTTGCCCAGAGCGTTTACATCGGAGTCTCCGTTCCAGATGTCGATGAGGTTCAGGCGCTAGAAGCCTTTGGCCCAATGTGGGTGGAGCAGCGCGTCTGGGTGCCCGAGTTGCGGCGTAGCGTTGCCGGGCTAGTAGCACGCGAGGCAGCGCGGCAGATTCGCGGGTTGGGACTGAGTGGCGGGACAATCGGCGTGGAGAAAGCCTTCTTGCCCCTTGAAGCGTTCGAGGTGCTACGGACAGAGTTGCCGGAAGCGACGTTCGTTGATGCCACGCTTGCCCTTGCTCGGACACGGGCAGTCAAGACGACGCGAGAGCTCGCGCTGATGCGTGAGGTTCATGAGCGGACGGCGCGAGCGATTCGAGCGACGCTTGAGGCTGGGCGTGTAGGAGAGACCTCTCGCGCGGTTGAGCAACGCCTGGAACGGGCGATGGTCGAGGAAGGAGTGCATCGCATCTTTACCTTCGCGGGGATTGGCCCAAGCTATAACCGGTTTCCGCGAGATATACCCTGGGAGCGAGGGCACATCCTGCAAGTGGATACGGTGGCAGAATACGATGGCTACCTGGCGGATTTAGCACGGATGGCCTCACTTGGCGAGGCACCAGCTGTGGCGCAGGAACTCTTTGCTGCTTGCCTGGCGGTGCAGGAGCGGGTACGAGGTTCACTTGGCCCAGGCGTGCGTGGACAGGAGATCCATCGATTAGGCTGGGAAGCGATCCGGTCCTGTCGCTGGGCTGATGGTGGAAACTTCATTGCTCATGGACTTGGGCTCGTCAGTAATGAACTGCCGATCTTCAACGCTGAAGCTGTTGATGCGCTCGAGCCAGGGATGGTGGTGTCGATTGAGGCAGAGTATCGTCATCCCGAGGTAGGGCATGTCAAGCTTGAGGACACAGTCATCGTAACGGCGACGGGATGTGAGGGGATTGGCGACTTCGGGCGCGAGTGGTGCACTGTCGCCGAGTAG
- a CDS encoding xanthine dehydrogenase family protein molybdopterin-binding subunit, with product MTAQAPARKWIGQSIPRVEDPRLLVGRGGYVTDLALPGIVHAAVLRSPLAHARIISIDTSRAKALPGVLAVVTGKDVTALTNPMPDFGPDPSKHTWWVLAVDKVRYVGEPVAAVVATDRYIAEDACELIDVQYEPLPPVVDPIAAMQPGAPLVHDALGSNVVYHRVFTFGDVERDFAEADIVVRDQLRWHRSGAQPLETVGAVAQYNPATGMMTIYCNSVTFTFLLFLVANTLKIPSNKLDMVPCPAGGSFGSKFWAVRVPILAGMLAKLTGRPVKFVEDRLDNIMTSDHHGSDRIYEVEMAAMRDGTLRSLRINVIDDYGAYIQFGVGTHGNSLAQVVGPYKIQSVQYELTAVLTNKCQQGAYRGFGSEVTNWVVERMVDLVARELRMDPAEIRRKNFIQPHEFPYTIPTGNMYDSGNYAGVLDKALALADYDGLRAMQRKAREEGRYVGIGLITAQERSVFSATEFWFWFDQPTGITSSPESATVRVDPAGSITVTLYSQAFWGQSPETVVAQVVAEEFGVDPSQVSVIYGSSARGLPATGPGGSRFTIMVTGAVRGAAQRVKDKMRKIASHQLEAAPEDLEFVDGMIRVRGAPEKAVSLQDVATLAYLFKLDLPPDIEESGLQADYTFDHPYTTKPSPDRKSLGVFYPFVGHACHIAAIEVDVETGQHRFLKYVAVHDAGTVVNPRSLDGQIIGGVAQGLGTAMYEQYVYGPDGQLLTGSYADYLIPTAMEVPWVEIDHQETPSPFTPYGIKGAGEGGRMMTPAVVCAALEDALAPFGVRINEVPVTPEKLLRWIDEAQARRQARTGD from the coding sequence ATGACAGCTCAAGCACCAGCACGAAAGTGGATCGGGCAGAGCATTCCGCGTGTTGAAGACCCACGTCTGCTCGTCGGGCGCGGCGGCTATGTCACTGACCTTGCTCTGCCAGGAATAGTCCATGCAGCGGTGCTGCGCAGCCCGTTGGCGCACGCGCGCATCATCTCAATTGATACGAGCAGGGCGAAGGCATTGCCCGGTGTCCTCGCCGTCGTCACGGGGAAAGACGTTACCGCGTTGACAAACCCGATGCCAGACTTTGGCCCTGACCCCTCGAAGCACACCTGGTGGGTATTGGCAGTCGACAAAGTGCGCTATGTCGGTGAGCCGGTTGCTGCTGTGGTCGCTACCGACCGCTACATCGCTGAAGATGCCTGTGAGCTAATCGATGTTCAGTATGAGCCACTTCCACCAGTGGTTGATCCGATTGCTGCGATGCAGCCAGGAGCGCCGCTTGTGCATGACGCGCTCGGCAGTAATGTGGTGTATCACCGAGTTTTCACCTTTGGTGATGTCGAACGCGATTTTGCTGAAGCGGACATTGTTGTGCGTGATCAACTGCGCTGGCACCGCTCCGGCGCGCAGCCACTTGAGACAGTCGGAGCAGTTGCGCAGTACAATCCCGCCACTGGCATGATGACGATCTACTGCAATTCCGTGACCTTTACCTTCCTGCTCTTTTTGGTTGCCAACACCCTCAAGATTCCATCAAACAAGCTTGATATGGTGCCGTGTCCAGCTGGCGGCAGCTTTGGCTCGAAGTTCTGGGCAGTGCGCGTGCCGATTCTGGCTGGGATGTTGGCGAAGCTGACCGGACGCCCAGTGAAATTCGTTGAAGATCGTCTCGATAACATCATGACCTCTGATCACCATGGCTCCGATCGTATCTATGAGGTCGAAATGGCCGCTATGCGCGATGGAACGCTGCGGAGTTTGCGCATTAATGTCATCGATGACTATGGAGCGTATATCCAATTTGGTGTTGGTACGCATGGCAACTCATTGGCACAAGTCGTTGGACCGTACAAGATCCAAAGCGTCCAATACGAGTTGACTGCCGTTCTGACAAATAAATGTCAGCAAGGGGCGTACCGCGGATTCGGCTCTGAAGTGACCAACTGGGTCGTTGAACGGATGGTCGATCTTGTTGCTCGTGAATTGCGCATGGATCCGGCTGAGATCCGGCGTAAGAACTTTATTCAGCCACACGAGTTCCCCTACACGATTCCGACTGGCAACATGTATGACAGTGGTAACTATGCTGGGGTGTTAGACAAAGCGCTTGCCCTCGCCGATTATGATGGTCTCCGTGCAATGCAGCGCAAGGCTCGTGAAGAGGGGCGCTACGTGGGTATCGGGCTGATTACTGCCCAGGAGCGGAGTGTCTTCAGCGCGACCGAGTTCTGGTTCTGGTTTGACCAGCCAACGGGTATCACCTCCAGCCCGGAGAGTGCAACGGTGCGGGTAGATCCGGCTGGCAGCATCACAGTTACGCTCTATTCCCAAGCTTTCTGGGGGCAGAGTCCGGAGACCGTCGTTGCCCAAGTTGTGGCTGAAGAGTTCGGCGTCGATCCCAGTCAGGTGAGCGTGATCTATGGAAGCTCAGCGCGTGGTTTGCCGGCGACCGGTCCGGGTGGCAGCCGCTTCACCATTATGGTAACGGGAGCGGTACGTGGCGCGGCCCAACGTGTTAAGGATAAGATGCGCAAGATTGCCAGTCATCAGCTTGAAGCTGCTCCGGAAGATCTTGAATTCGTTGATGGCATGATTCGCGTACGCGGTGCGCCAGAGAAAGCCGTCTCACTTCAAGATGTGGCAACACTGGCATACCTTTTCAAGCTCGACTTGCCACCCGATATTGAAGAGAGTGGATTACAAGCCGACTACACGTTTGATCATCCCTACACAACCAAGCCGTCACCTGATCGTAAGAGCCTCGGTGTCTTCTATCCCTTCGTCGGTCACGCCTGTCATATCGCTGCCATTGAGGTGGACGTTGAGACCGGGCAGCATCGCTTCCTAAAGTACGTTGCGGTCCATGATGCTGGCACTGTTGTCAATCCACGCTCACTTGACGGCCAGATCATTGGTGGCGTGGCACAAGGGCTTGGGACAGCAATGTATGAACAGTACGTCTATGGGCCGGATGGCCAACTCTTGACCGGCAGTTATGCTGACTACCTGATTCCCACAGCTATGGAAGTACCATGGGTTGAGATTGACCATCAGGAGACACCGTCGCCGTTTACTCCCTACGGTATCAAGGGTGCTGGCGAAGGTGGTCGAATGATGACGCCAGCGGTTGTCTGTGCAGCTCTGGAGGATGCCCTTGCTCCCTTTGGTGTGCGGATCAATGAGGTGCCGGTCACACCAGAAAAGCTACTACGCTGGATCGATGAAGCCCAAGCGCGACGACAAGCCCGAACCGGTGATTGA
- a CDS encoding (2Fe-2S)-binding protein encodes MADRHHITVTVNGTPYEATVESRLLLADFLRDHLGYVGVHVGCEHGVCGACTVFLDGQTVRSCLLFAVQADGCQIMTVEGLARDSNLHPLQEAFREKQAIQCGFCTPGMLLRAYELLQQNPHPTRDEIREAIAGNLCRCTGYQFIVEAIQAAAERLAVTSR; translated from the coding sequence ATGGCTGATCGACATCATATCACCGTGACAGTCAATGGGACCCCGTATGAAGCGACAGTTGAGTCACGGCTCTTGCTTGCTGATTTTCTGCGCGACCACCTTGGCTATGTTGGCGTTCATGTGGGGTGTGAGCATGGGGTTTGTGGTGCATGCACGGTGTTCCTTGATGGCCAGACAGTGCGGTCATGCTTGCTCTTTGCTGTCCAGGCAGATGGTTGTCAGATTATGACCGTTGAGGGACTTGCGCGCGATAGCAACCTGCACCCCCTCCAAGAAGCATTTCGTGAAAAGCAGGCCATTCAGTGTGGCTTCTGTACGCCTGGTATGCTGCTGCGTGCCTATGAGCTATTGCAGCAAAATCCGCATCCAACACGGGATGAAATCCGGGAAGCGATTGCCGGCAACCTCTGTCGCTGCACTGGTTACCAGTTCATCGTTGAGGCAATCCAAGCGGCTGCTGAACGCCTGGCTGTGACATCGCGATAG
- a CDS encoding FAD binding domain-containing protein, with protein MKPAAFSYFAPRDLDEALHLLAHHAPDAKPLAGGQSLVPMMNFRLAQPRVLIDLNRVAALSFVNDANGVLVLGAMLRQAAAERDHRLSAAVPLLADALPLVGHETIRHRGTIGGTLAHADPAAEIPAVALALGAELVVRSTRGERVISADQFFLGPLMTALEPDEMLIAVRIPRMPPHTGTAFLELSRRHGDFAIVGVAAQVTLDESERIVQAALALCGVGPTPVRARQAEAALAGAEPTDEQFRAAGALAAQEIDPASDIHASADYRRRIAAVLVRRALSQAAQRAQGRS; from the coding sequence GTGAAACCTGCTGCTTTCTCCTATTTTGCCCCGCGTGACCTTGATGAAGCGCTCCACCTCCTTGCACACCATGCCCCAGATGCAAAGCCACTCGCCGGTGGGCAGAGCTTGGTGCCAATGATGAATTTTCGTCTTGCCCAGCCACGCGTCCTCATCGATCTCAACCGGGTGGCAGCTCTATCGTTTGTCAACGATGCAAATGGAGTCCTTGTTCTCGGGGCAATGCTACGCCAGGCGGCGGCCGAACGTGATCATCGGCTCAGTGCTGCTGTCCCGCTCCTTGCTGATGCCCTACCACTTGTTGGTCATGAAACAATCCGCCATCGGGGGACAATTGGCGGCACGCTTGCCCATGCAGACCCTGCAGCTGAGATTCCGGCTGTCGCCTTGGCTTTGGGAGCTGAGCTCGTTGTGCGGAGCACGCGTGGAGAGCGCGTCATCTCAGCTGATCAATTTTTCCTTGGTCCATTGATGACTGCTCTTGAGCCAGATGAGATGTTGATTGCAGTACGTATTCCTCGCATGCCGCCGCACACGGGCACGGCATTTCTCGAATTGTCACGCCGGCACGGTGATTTCGCAATTGTTGGCGTTGCTGCCCAAGTGACGCTTGACGAGAGTGAACGGATTGTGCAGGCAGCGCTTGCGCTTTGCGGCGTTGGGCCAACACCAGTACGGGCACGCCAAGCTGAAGCGGCGCTTGCTGGCGCGGAGCCGACCGACGAGCAGTTCCGCGCGGCTGGGGCTCTTGCCGCACAGGAGATCGATCCAGCTTCGGATATCCATGCCTCGGCTGACTACCGTCGACGCATTGCTGCTGTGCTTGTACGGCGTGCATTAAGCCAAGCAGCACAGCGTGCTCAGGGGAGGAGCTAG
- a CDS encoding FAD-dependent oxidoreductase, with translation MAGQLGMTIVRRDAATRWECDVDLCVVGAGMSGVTCAITAARLGLRVLLADACPWVGGQAVGVPIGTIAGLFSCGPAETQGLLTPLLATELLKTLREREASWALYSRRARTTIIVYDEAELERVFEHMLNACRVVLLLGAVADVVQRDGARITRVRFATRFGACDVQAPFFIDASGDAALTWLAGAACRVSAQPIYGTQMAVVGPVAFPARENPADVARRAEELLREHGPRYGLTREECRIFPLPPRGLAVLNATHLRTPLDPLGFWQEARAARVEVERALELLRREYPAVFGEARARRLGLPGIRQTRTIVGRAMLTLEDVQTGRCFPDAIARAAWPVELHDSQAHYQWQPLPDGHYYTIPYRALLPAELDNVLAIGRCIDADPLALSSARVMGPCVGMGVAAAHAVSLAYTAGCQLPAIDLASLQTHLAPNLEGIYPYA, from the coding sequence ATGGCTGGGCAACTCGGAATGACGATAGTGCGGCGTGATGCGGCAACTCGGTGGGAATGTGACGTCGACCTGTGCGTTGTTGGTGCGGGTATGAGCGGCGTCACGTGCGCAATCACCGCAGCACGGCTTGGTCTCCGTGTCCTCCTGGCCGATGCGTGCCCCTGGGTTGGAGGGCAAGCAGTCGGGGTTCCGATTGGCACGATTGCTGGTCTGTTCAGCTGTGGTCCTGCAGAAACACAAGGCCTGTTGACACCGTTGCTAGCAACAGAGCTACTCAAGACGCTCCGAGAGCGCGAGGCCAGCTGGGCACTCTACTCACGCCGGGCACGAACGACCATCATCGTTTACGATGAGGCAGAACTGGAGCGAGTCTTCGAACACATGCTTAACGCCTGTCGGGTCGTGCTACTTTTGGGAGCGGTCGCCGATGTTGTCCAACGAGACGGTGCGCGCATCACACGAGTACGCTTTGCTACGCGCTTTGGCGCGTGCGATGTCCAGGCGCCGTTCTTTATCGATGCCTCAGGCGATGCTGCGCTAACCTGGCTGGCCGGCGCTGCGTGTCGGGTGAGCGCGCAGCCGATCTATGGTACCCAAATGGCAGTGGTCGGGCCAGTGGCGTTCCCCGCACGGGAAAACCCAGCTGATGTTGCCCGGCGAGCAGAGGAACTGCTGCGGGAGCACGGCCCGCGCTATGGGCTAACGCGCGAAGAGTGCCGAATCTTCCCCCTGCCGCCACGGGGATTGGCTGTACTGAATGCTACGCATCTGCGCACCCCACTTGATCCTCTCGGGTTTTGGCAAGAGGCACGTGCAGCGCGTGTTGAGGTCGAACGAGCGCTCGAGCTCTTGCGGCGAGAATATCCGGCTGTATTTGGAGAAGCACGGGCGCGTCGACTTGGTTTACCAGGAATCCGGCAGACACGGACAATCGTGGGCCGGGCCATGCTTACCCTTGAGGATGTCCAGACAGGGCGATGCTTCCCCGACGCGATTGCTCGGGCGGCCTGGCCGGTTGAGTTGCATGATAGCCAGGCTCACTATCAATGGCAGCCTTTGCCCGATGGGCATTACTACACCATCCCTTACCGCGCGCTCCTTCCGGCCGAACTCGACAACGTGCTCGCTATTGGCCGTTGCATCGATGCTGATCCTTTAGCGCTCTCAAGTGCTCGGGTGATGGGACCATGTGTGGGAATGGGTGTCGCTGCAGCCCATGCTGTTTCGCTCGCATACACCGCTGGCTGCCAACTTCCAGCGATTGACCTAGCGTCCTTACAAACGCATCTTGCTCCAAATCTAGAGGGCATTTATCCCTACGCTTAA
- a CDS encoding ABC transporter substrate-binding protein, with amino-acid sequence MVMTRRAWLRAVAGLALMPVSALLASCGGQQTTPTSTTPVSAATASMTTRVAAVTPSSTTTPANVATPSSRATPASTAKPAGQQASTIKARIALTASDAALLIAIDKGMFRDVGISVDLVTATLDPGQAISLLGAQQLDIVGGGLSGALVNGVKQGVPLKITVTETVITANFGGYHVIGVPKSLSDSGQIRSVEDLRGKTVALVTSGGGDVLEMKKVLEQHHLTLKDVQVQTLRAPDVPAALQNAAVAAGFLIEPYVTIALKQLKAATALVPGQDIAQASGIGLPLNVLTFGPRLLNDRPLAVAFLVAYLRGVAWYFERVGNDAGKQEIAAVLKQYTPLKDDQLYAQMTWPPIARDGRFATSFLDEYQALWRDLGQIQAMIPASDLVDFSYLDEAARQV; translated from the coding sequence ATGGTGATGACTCGTCGGGCGTGGCTTCGAGCCGTTGCCGGGCTGGCGCTTATGCCGGTAAGCGCGCTCCTGGCAAGTTGTGGCGGCCAGCAGACGACACCGACGTCCACCACACCAGTGTCGGCGGCGACTGCAAGCATGACCACCCGAGTTGCGGCCGTTACGCCGAGTTCGACAACAACGCCCGCGAACGTGGCAACGCCGTCCAGTAGAGCGACGCCAGCAAGTACTGCCAAGCCGGCAGGTCAGCAGGCGAGCACCATCAAAGCTCGCATCGCCCTCACCGCGAGCGATGCAGCATTGCTCATTGCCATCGATAAGGGGATGTTCCGTGACGTTGGCATTTCCGTCGATCTCGTTACAGCAACGCTTGACCCCGGGCAGGCGATCTCCTTGCTAGGCGCGCAGCAGCTTGACATTGTCGGGGGTGGGCTCAGTGGAGCCCTCGTGAATGGCGTCAAGCAAGGCGTCCCGCTCAAGATTACTGTTACTGAGACAGTCATTACTGCTAACTTCGGTGGCTATCACGTGATCGGCGTCCCGAAATCACTCAGTGACTCCGGGCAGATCCGCTCAGTTGAAGATCTGCGTGGCAAGACGGTTGCACTTGTGACAAGCGGTGGCGGCGATGTGCTCGAAATGAAGAAGGTGCTCGAGCAGCATCACCTGACGCTCAAAGACGTACAGGTGCAGACGCTGCGGGCACCAGATGTACCCGCAGCGCTGCAAAATGCTGCTGTCGCTGCAGGATTCCTGATTGAGCCATATGTGACAATCGCGCTGAAGCAGCTCAAAGCTGCAACAGCGCTGGTGCCAGGACAAGATATTGCTCAGGCATCAGGCATCGGCTTGCCACTGAATGTCCTCACGTTCGGTCCACGACTCCTTAACGATCGACCACTCGCGGTAGCGTTCCTGGTCGCTTACCTCCGTGGTGTTGCGTGGTACTTCGAGCGGGTAGGAAATGATGCTGGGAAGCAAGAGATTGCGGCTGTCCTCAAGCAGTACACGCCGCTAAAAGACGACCAACTGTATGCTCAGATGACCTGGCCGCCGATTGCTCGGGACGGGCGCTTTGCGACCAGCTTCCTTGACGAGTATCAGGCACTCTGGCGTGACTTGGGTCAAATTCAGGCAATGATTCCGGCAAGCGATCTCGTGGACTTTTCATATCTTGATGAGGCGGCGCGGCAAGTCTAG